A genomic stretch from Chitinophaga agri includes:
- a CDS encoding fumarylacetoacetate hydrolase family protein, with the protein MKIICVGRNYADHAKELKNEVPTEPVIFMKPKNALLQNNHPFYYPEFTDNLHYECELVLRISKNGKHIQEKFADKYYDQIGIGIDFTARDLQDKQKQKGLPWEIAKAFDNSAVVGQFMPITPELDKKDINFCLYKNKEIVQQGNTKDLLFSFDFLIAYISRYFTLNIGDLVFTGTPAGVGPVEIGDSLEAFIENDSMLEFMIK; encoded by the coding sequence ATGAAAATTATTTGTGTTGGAAGAAATTATGCTGATCATGCAAAGGAACTGAAAAATGAGGTGCCAACCGAACCAGTGATTTTCATGAAGCCCAAGAATGCATTGTTGCAGAATAATCACCCATTCTATTACCCGGAGTTCACAGATAACCTCCATTATGAATGTGAACTGGTACTGCGCATCAGTAAGAATGGTAAACATATCCAGGAGAAATTTGCTGATAAATATTACGATCAGATAGGTATTGGAATTGATTTCACCGCACGTGACCTGCAGGATAAACAAAAGCAGAAAGGTTTGCCATGGGAGATTGCAAAAGCATTTGATAATTCAGCTGTAGTAGGACAATTTATGCCTATTACGCCAGAGCTGGACAAGAAGGACATTAACTTTTGTCTGTACAAGAACAAAGAGATCGTACAACAGGGCAACACCAAGGACCTGCTGTTTTCGTTTGATTTCCTGATAGCTTACATTTCCAGGTATTTCACCCTGAACATCGGAGATCTGGTATTTACCGGTACGCCGGCAGGTGTAGGACCGGTGGAAATCGGTGATTCACTGGAAGCATTTATTGAAAATGACAGCATGCTCGAGTTTATGATTAAATAA
- a CDS encoding alpha-ketoacid dehydrogenase subunit alpha/beta, with amino-acid sequence MFKDSISVPTFKAAVPGKERSSGKQVTLLKAYRFMQQAGHMAATYEANRSICKYVHSTSRGHEAIQIATGMQLQSWDYACPYYRDDSMLLAMGFTPYELMLQLLAKRDDPASGGRSYYSHPSSLDPEKPIIPHQSSATGMQVVPATGMAQGIRYLEKAGSPLLKTGPKGELPVVLCSLGDGSVTEGEVSEAWQSAILWELPVIYLVQDNEWGISASSEETRVMDAYEYAAGFKGLERMRVDGSNFEECFHAMGAAISYVRQERKPMLVHACVPLLGHHTSGVRKEWYRTEQDLALHGEKDPLPRLRQRLLEIGVEEKDLLAIESDTSKYINLEFDRAKEAFEPTADTVADHIFAPAAVTVEKGNRMPANGNKVMMVDAALHAVEEILHEFPEAIFFGQDVGRRLGGVFREAATLAEKFGDNRVYNTAIQEAYIVGSTAGLSAVGVKPIVEIQFADYLYPGFNQLVTEISKSCYLSNGKFPIQTLIRVPIGAYGGGGPYHSGSVESTLLTIKGIKVVYPSNAADMKGLMKAAFLDPNPVVMLEHKGLYWSKVPGTQGAITVEPDADYVLPLGKGRVVQQAHPRDVKKGDTVCIITYGMGVYWAQAAAAQFPGQIEIIDLRTLFPLDEELIYATVKKHGKCLVLTEEQLNNSFTQALAGRIQRACFKSLDAPVFTLGALDLPAVPINLILENAMLPNPAKVAAAIEELLSY; translated from the coding sequence GTGTTTAAAGATAGTATAAGTGTTCCAACTTTTAAAGCTGCTGTTCCCGGTAAGGAGCGGTCTTCCGGCAAACAGGTGACACTACTCAAAGCATACCGTTTCATGCAACAGGCGGGCCATATGGCGGCCACCTATGAAGCGAACCGCAGTATCTGTAAATATGTACATTCCACTTCCCGCGGTCATGAGGCCATACAGATTGCGACAGGTATGCAACTGCAGTCCTGGGATTATGCCTGCCCTTATTACCGTGATGATAGTATGTTACTTGCCATGGGGTTCACTCCCTACGAACTGATGTTACAGTTGCTGGCTAAACGGGATGATCCTGCATCAGGCGGGCGTTCCTATTATTCTCATCCAAGCAGTCTCGACCCGGAGAAACCAATTATCCCGCATCAGAGTAGTGCTACAGGCATGCAGGTCGTGCCAGCTACTGGTATGGCACAGGGTATCCGGTACCTGGAAAAGGCCGGGTCGCCATTGTTAAAGACCGGACCAAAAGGTGAGTTACCAGTGGTGCTTTGTTCACTCGGAGACGGCAGTGTAACAGAGGGTGAGGTAAGCGAGGCATGGCAAAGTGCCATCTTGTGGGAATTGCCCGTTATTTACCTGGTACAGGATAATGAATGGGGTATTTCCGCCAGTTCGGAGGAAACCCGCGTAATGGACGCATATGAGTACGCCGCGGGCTTTAAAGGCCTGGAACGTATGCGTGTGGATGGTAGTAACTTTGAAGAGTGCTTTCACGCGATGGGGGCTGCCATCAGCTATGTACGGCAGGAGCGTAAGCCGATGCTGGTGCATGCATGTGTACCCTTGTTAGGGCACCATACTTCTGGTGTGAGAAAAGAGTGGTACCGCACAGAACAGGATCTTGCGTTGCATGGTGAGAAAGACCCTCTGCCACGACTGCGTCAGCGGTTGCTGGAAATAGGCGTTGAAGAGAAAGATCTTTTAGCAATAGAGTCAGATACCTCCAAATATATCAATCTCGAATTTGACAGGGCAAAAGAAGCTTTTGAGCCGACCGCTGATACTGTAGCAGACCATATTTTTGCCCCAGCGGCAGTTACCGTCGAAAAAGGTAACAGAATGCCCGCCAACGGTAACAAGGTCATGATGGTGGATGCTGCATTACATGCAGTGGAAGAGATCCTTCATGAGTTTCCGGAAGCCATCTTTTTCGGACAGGATGTAGGGCGCCGCCTTGGTGGTGTATTCCGCGAAGCAGCTACATTGGCTGAAAAATTTGGTGATAACAGGGTATACAATACCGCTATCCAGGAAGCCTATATCGTTGGTTCGACTGCCGGCCTTTCAGCTGTGGGGGTAAAACCCATAGTAGAGATCCAGTTTGCTGACTATCTGTACCCTGGTTTTAATCAGCTGGTGACAGAAATTTCCAAATCCTGTTACCTGAGCAATGGGAAGTTCCCCATACAGACACTCATACGTGTACCTATTGGTGCCTATGGTGGCGGCGGACCTTACCATTCCGGTAGCGTGGAGTCCACTTTGCTGACGATCAAAGGTATCAAAGTAGTATATCCTTCCAATGCTGCTGATATGAAAGGGCTGATGAAAGCGGCTTTCCTTGATCCTAATCCGGTGGTCATGCTGGAACATAAAGGGCTTTACTGGAGTAAAGTGCCGGGTACACAAGGCGCTATTACTGTTGAACCGGATGCGGATTATGTACTGCCTCTCGGCAAAGGAAGAGTTGTACAACAGGCGCACCCCCGTGATGTTAAGAAAGGCGATACTGTCTGTATCATCACTTACGGCATGGGTGTCTACTGGGCACAGGCTGCCGCCGCACAATTCCCCGGACAGATAGAGATCATTGATCTGCGTACACTTTTTCCGCTGGATGAGGAATTGATCTATGCAACCGTGAAGAAACATGGGAAGTGCCTGGTGTTGACCGAGGAACAGCTGAATAATTCCTTTACACAGGCATTGGCTGGCCGTATTCAACGGGCATGCTTTAAGTCGCTCGATGCGCCGGTATTTACACTTGGCGCACTTGATCTGCCAGCGGTTCCGATCAATCTCATTCTGGAGAATGCAATGTTGCCAAACCCGGCAAAGGTGGCGGCTGCGATTGAGGAATTGTTGTCGTATTAA
- a CDS encoding MarR family winged helix-turn-helix transcriptional regulator encodes MTDTFVSNPSFFKLDATLKRIRNYWQKTFDAHKKDITVDQWLLIENLYKHKKITHNELARLTSKDITTVSRIIELLVKKELVVREGSPQDRRKVFLQLTPKGADKYKDVRPLVLDMRKTGWAGLTENDYVELTRILDAIYHNIP; translated from the coding sequence ATGACTGATACTTTTGTAAGCAATCCGTCTTTTTTTAAGCTGGACGCTACTTTAAAAAGGATAAGGAATTACTGGCAAAAAACGTTCGATGCTCACAAAAAGGACATTACTGTAGACCAGTGGCTACTTATCGAAAACCTGTATAAGCATAAGAAGATCACACATAATGAGCTAGCCCGACTGACTTCGAAAGATATTACTACGGTATCCCGTATTATCGAACTGCTGGTAAAAAAAGAACTGGTGGTAAGGGAAGGTTCTCCACAGGACCGCAGAAAGGTATTTCTGCAGCTGACACCCAAAGGCGCAGATAAATACAAAGATGTCCGTCCGCTGGTACTCGACATGCGTAAAACGGGATGGGCGGGACTAACAGAAAACGACTATGTTGAGTTAACAAGAATATTAGACGCGATCTACCATAACATACCCTGA
- a CDS encoding AAA family ATPase yields MSNIFVTSINIDEVRNIKQLQIPLSSDERKHLIITGRNGSGKTSLLIAIKLYLNEILSENITATDIQGNYINFKGAINGVSLDFSGRQRKIVESLRTGKFIVTYFDSKRLTSFNQPVGINKITLKDQYTFDERVAKEFIQYIVNLKADMSFARDENELEEVKKVDSWFSNFEKALAELFGDPSIQLSFDRKNYNFNVIEKGKEPYTLNQLSDGYSAILSIITELILRMDNRGTRNYDIEGIVLIDEIETHLHIELQKKILPFLTSFFPKIQFIVTTHSPFVLSSIENTIICDLEKKIVTDDLSGYSYDTLIESYFEADKYSTVLKNKMQEYERLMAMNSLNDSEKIQLQELKRYIEDIPKFLADELAVKIQQIQLKKLNNKKNQ; encoded by the coding sequence ATGAGTAATATCTTCGTTACCTCTATAAATATTGATGAAGTCCGCAACATAAAGCAACTTCAGATTCCTCTTTCCAGTGATGAACGAAAACATTTAATTATTACGGGCCGAAATGGTAGCGGTAAAACGTCACTATTAATTGCTATAAAGCTCTATTTGAACGAAATTCTAAGTGAAAATATTACTGCCACAGATATACAAGGTAATTACATAAACTTTAAGGGGGCAATAAATGGAGTTTCCTTAGACTTCAGTGGTCGTCAAAGGAAAATAGTTGAAAGCCTTAGGACAGGTAAATTTATAGTTACATATTTTGATTCCAAAAGATTAACGTCTTTTAATCAACCTGTTGGAATAAATAAGATTACTTTAAAAGATCAATACACTTTTGATGAAAGGGTTGCAAAGGAATTTATTCAGTATATCGTGAACTTAAAAGCCGATATGTCTTTTGCAAGAGATGAAAATGAACTAGAAGAGGTGAAAAAAGTTGATTCGTGGTTTTCTAATTTTGAGAAGGCGCTAGCTGAACTATTTGGTGATCCAAGTATTCAATTATCCTTTGATAGAAAAAACTATAATTTTAATGTAATTGAAAAAGGGAAAGAGCCCTATACCTTGAATCAATTATCAGATGGTTACTCGGCAATTTTAAGCATTATAACTGAGTTGATTCTCAGAATGGATAACAGAGGTACTAGGAACTATGATATCGAAGGAATAGTTTTGATAGATGAAATTGAAACTCACCTTCATATAGAGCTTCAAAAAAAAATACTACCATTTTTAACTTCGTTTTTCCCAAAGATACAATTCATTGTAACAACGCATTCTCCTTTTGTTCTAAGCTCAATAGAGAATACTATTATCTGTGATCTGGAGAAGAAGATTGTTACAGATGATCTATCAGGTTATTCTTATGATACATTGATTGAAAGCTATTTTGAAGCAGATAAATATTCCACTGTTTTAAAGAATAAGATGCAGGAATATGAACGCTTGATGGCCATGAATTCATTGAACGATAGTGAGAAAATTCAATTGCAAGAACTAAAAAGGTATATTGAAGATATCCCCAAATTCTTAGCCGATGAATTAGCTGTAAAAATTCAACAAATTCAATTAAAAAAGCTTAATAATAAGAAGAATCAATGA
- a CDS encoding glycoside hydrolase family 3 N-terminal domain-containing protein, which translates to MKRRFLTIVSLTCLLQVQAQTTENHIIVKNANGASLGYSPASGIKIITANGLKFKDLNRNGRLDRYEDWRLSPKERARDLTTKMSVEQIAGLMLYSAHQMIPAAENGFRMGTYNGVTFANSRTARPYDLTDQQKKFLKEDNLRHVLITRVQDAEVAARWNNNVQAYVEGIGLGIPANNCTDPRHTAAATTEFNEGAGGEISMWPDGLAMAATFDAETVRQFGNIAAREYRALGLTTALSPQVDLGTEPRWYRIAYTLGESPALATDMARAYIDGFQTSSGLDEISDGWGYQSVNCMVKHWPGGGPEEGGRDGHWAYGKFAVYPGNNLNTHISVFTEGAFKLQGKTSKAAAVMPYYTISYGQDPNGQNVANAYSQYLITEQLRKKYNYNGVVCTDWMVTHDEGPTPDIFAGKPWGAEAISVNQRHYNVLMAGVDQFGGNNDIKPVLAAYEIGVKEHGKKFMRDRFELSAARILENIFRVGLFENPYLVPSQSKAVVGNADFMKAGYDAQVRSVILLKNQQHVLPVTARKIVYVPKIYTPAGKDWWGNMTQPRLDYPVDTNLVKKYYDITEDPAKADLAIVFVNSPVSADGGYSLSDRRAGGNGYIPVTLQYGTYTATDARAQSIAAGDPVIDPTITNRSYKGKSVTAANTMDLRTILDTKAMMRGKPVIVVVNATKPMVFAEFEREVNGIVLHFGVSNQAALDIISGKKEPSGLLPVQMPANMSTVEKQQEDVPFDMECYRDSEGNVYNFGFGLSWKGVIKDARNEKYNVK; encoded by the coding sequence ATGAAAAGGAGATTTCTTACGATAGTCTCTCTGACCTGCCTGTTACAGGTGCAGGCGCAAACAACTGAAAATCATATTATTGTAAAGAATGCCAACGGGGCATCGCTTGGTTATTCTCCTGCGTCCGGTATCAAGATCATCACTGCAAATGGTCTGAAATTCAAGGATCTGAACCGTAATGGCCGGCTAGACCGGTATGAGGACTGGCGTTTGTCTCCAAAGGAGCGGGCCAGGGACCTGACAACAAAAATGAGTGTGGAGCAGATCGCCGGATTGATGCTATATAGTGCCCATCAAATGATCCCTGCAGCAGAAAATGGCTTCAGGATGGGGACGTATAATGGCGTCACCTTTGCCAATAGCAGGACGGCAAGGCCTTATGACCTTACCGATCAGCAAAAGAAATTTCTGAAAGAAGATAATCTTCGCCATGTACTGATAACAAGGGTGCAGGACGCAGAAGTGGCTGCACGATGGAATAACAATGTACAGGCATATGTAGAGGGAATTGGACTGGGTATACCGGCCAATAACTGTACTGATCCGCGCCATACCGCTGCTGCTACAACTGAATTTAATGAAGGCGCCGGAGGAGAAATATCTATGTGGCCTGACGGACTGGCCATGGCAGCAACCTTCGACGCTGAAACGGTCAGGCAGTTTGGGAATATTGCAGCAAGGGAATACCGGGCATTGGGCCTGACCACAGCACTATCGCCACAGGTGGACCTGGGTACTGAACCCCGCTGGTACCGCATCGCATATACCCTGGGTGAAAGTCCGGCGCTTGCTACCGATATGGCCAGGGCTTATATCGACGGATTTCAGACTTCATCAGGGCTGGATGAGATCAGTGACGGTTGGGGATATCAAAGCGTGAATTGTATGGTCAAACACTGGCCGGGTGGTGGACCGGAAGAGGGTGGACGGGACGGACACTGGGCCTATGGTAAGTTTGCAGTTTATCCGGGTAATAATCTGAATACACATATTTCCGTATTTACTGAAGGGGCTTTCAAACTACAGGGTAAAACCAGCAAGGCGGCTGCTGTAATGCCTTATTACACCATCTCTTACGGACAGGATCCTAACGGACAGAACGTAGCAAATGCCTATAGTCAATATCTGATCACAGAACAGCTAAGGAAAAAGTATAATTATAATGGGGTGGTTTGTACCGACTGGATGGTGACACACGACGAAGGGCCGACCCCCGATATCTTTGCCGGTAAACCATGGGGTGCGGAAGCGATCAGTGTTAATCAGCGGCATTATAATGTGTTGATGGCGGGAGTAGATCAGTTTGGTGGCAACAATGATATCAAACCTGTACTCGCCGCTTATGAGATAGGTGTGAAGGAACATGGTAAGAAGTTCATGCGTGACCGGTTTGAATTGTCAGCTGCACGCATTCTTGAGAATATATTCCGTGTAGGATTATTTGAGAATCCTTACCTGGTTCCTTCGCAAAGTAAGGCGGTGGTAGGCAATGCTGACTTTATGAAAGCAGGTTATGACGCACAGGTACGGTCTGTCATACTACTGAAAAATCAGCAACATGTGCTTCCTGTAACAGCGCGTAAAATAGTATATGTCCCTAAAATATACACGCCTGCAGGAAAGGACTGGTGGGGCAATATGACGCAACCCAGACTGGATTACCCTGTAGATACGAACCTTGTAAAGAAATATTACGACATCACAGAAGATCCTGCAAAGGCGGATCTCGCTATTGTGTTTGTGAATAGCCCTGTTAGTGCAGATGGAGGATATAGTCTGTCAGACAGAAGAGCTGGTGGAAACGGATACATTCCCGTAACCCTGCAGTATGGCACCTATACAGCGACAGATGCGCGTGCACAAAGTATCGCAGCCGGTGATCCTGTAATTGATCCGACTATTACCAATCGTTCCTATAAAGGGAAGTCTGTGACAGCAGCCAATACTATGGATCTGCGTACTATACTCGATACGAAAGCTATGATGAGAGGTAAGCCGGTGATAGTAGTTGTGAACGCGACAAAGCCAATGGTATTTGCAGAATTTGAGAGAGAGGTGAACGGGATTGTGCTGCATTTCGGCGTGTCTAATCAGGCTGCTCTAGATATCATATCAGGTAAAAAGGAACCCTCAGGGTTACTGCCTGTGCAAATGCCTGCAAATATGAGCACTGTGGAGAAGCAACAGGAGGATGTGCCGTTTGATATGGAGTGTTATAGAGACAGTGAAGGGAACGTCTACAACTTTGGCTTCGGATTAAGCTGGAAGGGAGTGATCAAAGATGCAAGAAATGAAAAGTATAACGTTAAGTGA
- a CDS encoding HNH endonuclease has protein sequence MIFAAKSQPAPPCLAHEKAKASGTYRCDDVLHAIKKDFYNKCYICEQREPTTINVEHFTPHKGNRDLEFDWDNLFYACAHCNNIKLAQAQFDNILNVTNKLHEVDRKIRYQIKPYPKEKATFEPIDNTEAVRNTITLLNAVYNGTTTLKTIEAGNLRSLLLKEIRTFNDLLFRYYDETYTEEEKVVVKNDIIRHLRSSSAFTAFKRWIILDLENIRPDFEQYCE, from the coding sequence ATGATTTTCGCCGCTAAGTCCCAGCCTGCACCACCTTGTCTAGCACATGAGAAAGCAAAAGCTTCTGGAACATATAGATGTGATGATGTTCTTCATGCTATTAAAAAGGATTTCTATAACAAATGTTATATCTGTGAACAGCGTGAGCCTACAACGATCAATGTAGAACACTTCACTCCACACAAAGGCAATCGCGATTTGGAATTTGATTGGGATAATCTGTTCTATGCTTGTGCACATTGTAATAATATTAAGTTAGCACAAGCTCAGTTCGATAATATCCTCAATGTAACTAACAAATTGCATGAGGTGGATAGAAAAATAAGATATCAGATTAAGCCATATCCGAAGGAAAAAGCAACCTTTGAGCCGATTGATAATACAGAGGCTGTAAGAAATACAATCACCCTTTTAAATGCTGTCTATAATGGTACTACGACATTAAAGACAATAGAAGCGGGAAATCTCCGGAGTCTTTTACTTAAAGAAATCAGGACCTTTAATGATCTGTTGTTTAGGTATTATGATGAAACTTATACAGAAGAGGAAAAAGTAGTTGTAAAGAATGATATTATAAGGCATTTGCGTTCCTCGTCTGCTTTCACTGCATTTAAAAGATGGATAATACTAGATCTTGAGAATATCAGGCCAGATTTTGAACAGTATTGTGAATAG
- a CDS encoding NUDIX hydrolase: MTLDELLKDRSEEAKSTYLSHISIDCVVFGFDNGTIKVLLVRMKGKRHWMLPGGFVENHEDIDDAAIRILTARTGADKVYLQQFATFGKKDRSQAFFKQSPALWHAQRFISIGYFAMVDFNQVIPVADDISDKCEWLPLQELPALAMDHSTILSKALKTLQTQVNYQPIGLNLLPQEFTLPELQKLYESILGRTLNRGNFYRKIMALDILEKLDEPRKGGAHKAPNLYSFNVKKYNEAFENGIYDRW, encoded by the coding sequence ATGACACTTGATGAATTGTTAAAAGACCGGAGTGAAGAAGCGAAAAGTACCTATCTCTCACATATCTCCATTGACTGTGTTGTATTCGGTTTCGACAATGGCACTATCAAGGTACTACTGGTACGCATGAAAGGGAAACGCCACTGGATGCTTCCAGGAGGATTCGTGGAGAATCACGAAGACATAGACGATGCCGCTATCCGCATATTAACAGCCAGAACAGGGGCTGACAAAGTCTACCTGCAGCAGTTTGCCACCTTTGGTAAAAAAGACCGCTCACAGGCCTTTTTTAAGCAGTCGCCGGCACTATGGCATGCGCAGCGTTTCATTTCCATTGGCTACTTTGCTATGGTTGACTTTAACCAGGTCATTCCGGTGGCTGATGATATATCTGACAAATGTGAATGGCTGCCATTACAGGAACTTCCAGCACTAGCTATGGACCATAGTACCATTCTCAGCAAAGCATTAAAGACACTCCAGACGCAGGTGAACTACCAGCCTATCGGATTGAACCTGCTCCCCCAGGAGTTCACCCTTCCTGAGTTGCAGAAGCTATATGAGTCGATATTGGGAAGAACCCTGAACCGGGGAAACTTCTACCGGAAGATCATGGCGCTGGACATTCTGGAAAAGCTGGATGAGCCTAGAAAAGGTGGTGCTCATAAGGCGCCGAACCTTTATAGTTTCAATGTAAAAAAGTATAACGAGGCATTCGAAAACGGGATCTATGACAGATGGTAA
- a CDS encoding S41 family peptidase has translation MKRTLFHQLALAFSLLLITSIVKAQTETCNCLDNLNKTIKETELNYAGYPAKVNASYKKLVSNLRSKALVANDPKQCYYLIHEYVRFFKDKHFIISYTNTKDFDSAVTSYSGKPVLPIEGIWISPDSATKIAIQKATDGTFEAIRCESSTDSFPKGFVYFRLIPNGDQYIVKKYDGFVSTDFPAKQTGNLLRLWNHTLWGKVSPQKMTKEEHEELSAWKSNNYGLAFKQLNTEVSYLRIPSFYNNDSKIQQLVTASDSTIRNTKYLIVDLRGNGGGNTGWIYFLPYIMTNPIVQRPALIRVTPDNIKRKLPDLEYFVKNPIDAEYKKYFPDEVLNAYKKAYTELPVTKEKFYPIPAVTFPLDAVAKRPEKVAVIVDGFCGSSTEYFISLTHQCPRVTTYGANTIGMMDYEGMSNPTTLPYNKFILTIPIIKSSWTDTQPIDQTGFTPDVPIRLPESQWIDFIVEDLPKR, from the coding sequence ATGAAAAGAACACTATTCCACCAACTGGCATTAGCATTTTCTTTGCTGCTAATAACATCGATAGTAAAGGCACAAACCGAAACATGTAATTGCCTGGATAATTTGAACAAAACGATTAAGGAAACGGAACTCAATTATGCTGGTTACCCGGCAAAAGTGAATGCCAGTTATAAAAAACTGGTTTCAAACCTACGGTCGAAAGCGCTGGTAGCAAATGACCCTAAGCAATGTTACTATCTTATCCACGAGTATGTAAGATTTTTTAAGGACAAGCATTTTATCATCTCCTATACGAACACAAAGGATTTCGATAGTGCGGTTACCAGTTATTCGGGAAAGCCGGTTTTACCAATTGAAGGAATTTGGATAAGCCCGGACAGTGCTACTAAGATTGCCATTCAAAAAGCCACTGACGGTACTTTCGAAGCGATCAGGTGCGAATCATCCACCGATAGTTTTCCTAAAGGCTTTGTCTATTTCAGGCTTATACCCAATGGAGATCAATATATAGTTAAAAAATATGACGGGTTTGTCAGTACGGACTTTCCAGCTAAACAGACCGGGAATCTATTACGTCTCTGGAACCACACGTTATGGGGTAAAGTATCTCCGCAAAAAATGACGAAGGAAGAGCATGAAGAGCTTTCTGCCTGGAAGAGTAATAATTATGGGCTCGCATTCAAGCAACTAAATACTGAAGTAAGTTATTTAAGGATCCCAAGCTTTTACAACAATGACAGCAAGATTCAGCAACTGGTAACTGCAAGTGATTCCACCATCAGGAATACAAAATATCTTATCGTAGACTTGAGAGGTAATGGTGGCGGCAATACGGGATGGATCTATTTTCTACCCTATATTATGACGAATCCGATCGTTCAACGACCTGCGTTGATACGCGTAACACCTGATAACATTAAACGCAAATTACCCGACCTGGAATACTTTGTTAAAAATCCCATTGATGCTGAATATAAAAAGTATTTTCCTGATGAGGTGTTGAACGCCTATAAAAAAGCCTATACAGAGCTGCCTGTAACAAAGGAAAAGTTCTATCCAATTCCGGCTGTTACCTTTCCCCTTGACGCTGTAGCCAAACGACCAGAAAAAGTGGCCGTGATAGTTGATGGCTTTTGTGGTAGTTCAACCGAGTATTTTATTTCCCTCACCCATCAATGTCCGAGGGTCACCACTTATGGGGCAAATACTATCGGTATGATGGATTATGAAGGAATGTCTAATCCGACAACATTGCCATATAATAAGTTTATTCTGACGATACCTATTATCAAGTCAAGCTGGACTGATACTCAGCCTATTGATCAAACAGGGTTTACTCCGGATGTGCCTATCAGGCTTCCCGAGAGCCAGTGGATAGATTTCATTGTGGAAGATTTGCCTAAAAGATAA
- a CDS encoding ribosomal maturation YjgA family protein encodes MKLRFSWFYFILTILIFVTEVLIALYVHDGFVRPYVGDFLVVILLYCFVCSFVQAPVLPVAIAVLAFSYLIEALQYLNFVQLIGLGHSRVANIVFGNYFSWSDILSYTLGIIFVIIMEKINPQRRVGYAK; translated from the coding sequence ATGAAACTCCGTTTTAGCTGGTTCTATTTTATCCTTACCATTCTGATCTTCGTCACAGAAGTACTGATTGCTCTTTATGTACATGATGGCTTTGTTCGTCCCTATGTAGGAGACTTCCTGGTTGTCATCCTGTTATATTGTTTTGTATGCAGCTTTGTGCAGGCACCTGTATTACCTGTAGCAATAGCAGTACTGGCATTTTCCTACCTTATTGAAGCGCTACAATATCTGAATTTTGTACAGCTGATAGGACTCGGACATTCACGGGTAGCTAATATTGTTTTCGGGAATTACTTTTCCTGGAGTGATATACTCTCGTATACACTGGGTATTATATTTGTCATAATAATGGAGAAAATAAATCCGCAGAGGCGGGTTGGCTACGCGAAATAA
- the pth gene encoding aminoacyl-tRNA hydrolase produces MKYLIVGLGNIGSEYQQTRHNIGFDIADAFVSKHGGSYRADRLADVAEVKWKGRIFVVIKPTTYMNLSGKAVKYWMDKEKVPLENILVLVDDLALPLEVIRLRAGGSDAGQNGLKSIQELLGTNQYPRLRFGIGNNFPRGKQVDFVLGRWTNEEWAVVMAKLGKCVEVIESFASIGLPRTMNVYNTLSYPYDK; encoded by the coding sequence ATGAAATACCTGATAGTAGGATTAGGTAATATAGGGAGTGAATATCAGCAAACCCGGCATAATATAGGCTTTGATATAGCTGACGCATTTGTAAGCAAACATGGCGGTTCCTATAGGGCAGATCGTCTGGCAGATGTCGCTGAGGTGAAATGGAAAGGCCGCATATTTGTGGTGATTAAACCTACCACATACATGAATCTTAGTGGTAAGGCCGTGAAATACTGGATGGACAAGGAGAAAGTGCCTCTTGAAAATATACTGGTATTAGTAGATGATCTGGCATTACCATTGGAAGTCATCCGTCTCCGGGCTGGCGGCAGCGATGCCGGACAGAATGGCCTGAAAAGTATCCAGGAATTGCTTGGAACTAATCAGTATCCACGTTTGCGCTTTGGTATTGGTAATAACTTCCCTCGCGGAAAGCAGGTGGATTTTGTACTTGGCAGATGGACAAATGAAGAATGGGCAGTCGTAATGGCGAAGTTGGGTAAATGTGTGGAAGTGATAGAAAGTTTTGCATCAATTGGCCTGCCACGCACGATGAATGTCTACAATACGCTGAGTTATCCGTACGATAAATAA